The following coding sequences lie in one Arabidopsis thaliana chromosome 3, partial sequence genomic window:
- the SCPL27 gene encoding serine carboxypeptidase-like 27 (serine carboxypeptidase-like 27 (SCPL27); FUNCTIONS IN: serine-type carboxypeptidase activity; INVOLVED IN: proteolysis; LOCATED IN: endomembrane system; EXPRESSED IN: 21 plant structures; EXPRESSED DURING: 13 growth stages; CONTAINS InterPro DOMAIN/s: Peptidase S10, serine carboxypeptidase (InterPro:IPR001563), Peptidase S10, serine carboxypeptidase, active site (InterPro:IPR018202); BEST Arabidopsis thaliana protein match is: serine carboxypeptidase-like 26 (TAIR:AT2G35780.1); Has 3547 Blast hits to 3487 proteins in 342 species: Archae - 0; Bacteria - 132; Metazoa - 639; Fungi - 851; Plants - 1534; Viruses - 0; Other Eukaryotes - 391 (source: NCBI BLink).), whose translation MDYSFLLIILLLTISTSCCAAPSSYVEEQLRDRISNLPGQPSNVDFRQYSGYVTVHEERGRALFYWLVESPLARDPKSRPLVLWLNGGPGCSSVAYGAAEEIGPFRVGSDGKTLHSKLYAWNKLANLLFLESPAGVGFSYSNTTSDLYTTGDQRTAEDSYIFLVNWFERFPQYKHREFYIVGESYAGHFVPQLSKLVHERNKGFKNPAINLKGFMVGNAVTDDYHDYIGTFEYWWNHGLISDSTYHQLKTACYSVSSQHPSMQCMVALRNAELEQGNIDPYSIFTKPCNSTVALKRFLKGRYPWMSRAYDPCTERYSNVYFNRLDVQKALHANVTRLSYPWKACSDIVGSYWDDSPLSMLPIYKELITAGLKIWVFSGDTDAVVPITATRYSVDALKLATITNWYPWYDHGKVGGWSQVYKGLTLVTVAGAGHEVPLHRPRQAFILFRSFLESKPMPMT comes from the exons ATGGATTACTCTTTCCTTCTAATCATTCTCTTACTCACAATCTCTACTTCATGTTGTGCTGCTCCTTCTTCTTATGTGGAAGAACAATTGAGAGACAGAATCAGTAACTTACCTGGACAACCTAGTAATGTCGATTTTAGACAGTACTCAGGCTATGTCACTGTGCATGAAGAACGTGGAAGAGCTTTGTTCTACTGGTTGGTCGAGTCTCCGTTGGCCCGTGACCCAAAGTCTAGACCTTTGGTTCTGTGGCTCAATGGTGGCCCTGGTTGTTCTTCTGTTGCTTATGGTGCTGCTGAAGAAATTGGACCTTTTCGTGTTGGTTCTGATGGCAAGACTCTTCATTCCAAACTTTATGCTTGGAATAAAT tGGCAAACTTGCTATTCTTGGAGTCTCCAGCTGGAGTTGGTTTCTCATATTCAAACACAACTTCAGATCTTTACACAACCGGTGATCAGAGAACAG CTGAGGATTCGTACATATTTCTTGTCAACTGGTTTGAGAGGTTTCCACAATACAAGCATAGGGAGTTTTACATTGTTGGAGAAAGCTATGCAG GTCATTTTGTTCCTCAACTGTCTAAACTTGTCCATGAAAGGAACAAGGGCTTCAAGAACCCGGCTATAAACCTCAAAGGTTTTATG GTGGGAAATGCTGTTACAGATGACTATCATGATTATATAGGAACATTTGAATACTGGTGGAATCACGGTCTCATATCCGATTCCACGTATCACCAACTAAAGACCGCGTGCTACTCAGTATCATCTCAGCATCCTTCAATGCAGTGTATGGTGGCTCTGAGAAATGCCGAATTAGAGCAAGGAAATATCGATCCATATAGCATTTTCACCAAACCTTGCAACAGTACTGTGGCACTTAAGAGATTCTTAAAGGGTCGCTAC CCATGGATGTCAAGAGCTTATGATCCTTGTACAGAGAGATATTCGAATGTGTATTTTAACCGCTTGGACGTTCAGAAGGCTCTCCACGCAAATGTCACTCGCTTATCTTACCCCTGGAAAGCATGCAG TGACATTGTAGGAAGCTATTGGGACGATTCTCCTCTGTCTATGCTTCCTATATACAAAGAATTGATTACTGCAGGTCTCAAAATATGGGTCTTCAG TGGGGATACAGATGCTGTTGTTCCTATAACCGCTACCCGATACTCTGTAGATGCACTGAAGCTAGCAACCATCACGAACTGGTACCCGTGGTACGACCATGGCAAG GTAGGTGGGTGGAGTCAAGTTTACAAAGGACTTACATTAGTGACAGTAGCAGGAGCTGGTCATGAAGTGCCTCTACACCGTCCCCGGCAAGCCTTTATTCTTTTCAGATCCTTTTTAGAGAGCAAACCAATGCCTATGACTTGA
- a CDS encoding RNA-binding (RRM/RBD/RNP motifs) family protein (RNA-binding (RRM/RBD/RNP motifs) family protein; FUNCTIONS IN: RNA binding, nucleotide binding, nucleic acid binding; INVOLVED IN: biological_process unknown; EXPRESSED IN: 18 plant structures; EXPRESSED DURING: 12 growth stages; CONTAINS InterPro DOMAIN/s: RNA recognition motif, glycine rich protein (InterPro:IPR015465), RNA recognition motif, RNP-1 (InterPro:IPR000504), Nucleotide-binding, alpha-beta plait (InterPro:IPR012677); BEST Arabidopsis thaliana protein match is: glycine-rich RNA-binding protein 4 (TAIR:AT3G23830.2); Has 3547 Blast hits to 3487 proteins in 342 species: Archae - 0; Bacteria - 132; Metazoa - 639; Fungi - 851; Plants - 1534; Viruses - 0; Other Eukaryotes - 391 (source: NCBI BLink).), producing the protein MMKNGIELLVRRVSAIPQHSISSSFHFLPQFCTSSSASPSSKLFIGGLSWSVDEQSLKDAFSSFGEVAEVRIAYDKGSGRSRGFGFVDFAEEGDALSAKDAMDGKGLLGRPLRISFALERVRGGPVVVPRLGKSKRERERVFK; encoded by the exons ATGATGAAAAATGGTATTGAGCTATTAGTGAGACGAGTTTCAGCGATACCTCAACACTCTATTTCTTCTAGcttccattttcttcctcaattttgcacttcttcttctgcatcgCCCAGTTCCAAGCTATTCATCGGAG GATTGTCCTGGTCTGTGGATGAGCAATCTCTCAAAGACgctttctcttcctttggAGAGGTTGCAGAAG TTAGGATTGCGTATGACAAAGGAAGTGGGAGATCAAgaggatttggttttgttgattttgcagAAGAAGGTGATGCTCTATCTGCAAAAGACGCCATGGATGGAAag GGATTATTGGGTCGACCGTTGAGGATAAGTTTTGCCCTTGAAAGAGTGCGTGGTGGTCCTGTGGTTGTTCCACGTCTTGGGAAAtcgaagagagaaagagaaagagtctTCAAGTGA
- the ATAB2 gene encoding RNA binding protein (ATAB2; FUNCTIONS IN: RNA binding; INVOLVED IN: de-etiolation, chloroplast organization, translation; LOCATED IN: chloroplast; EXPRESSED IN: 22 plant structures; EXPRESSED DURING: 13 growth stages; CONTAINS InterPro DOMAIN/s: Protein of unknown function DUF1092 (InterPro:IPR009472); Has 382 Blast hits to 382 proteins in 92 species: Archae - 0; Bacteria - 177; Metazoa - 0; Fungi - 0; Plants - 50; Viruses - 0; Other Eukaryotes - 155 (source: NCBI BLink).) has protein sequence MATLGFNTRRIQTPSLPRIPKPSSFTKPIKTHHLFSSETLLKRCRFVSRSLPESSLSITKEQEVANEVEEDDPTSELSYLDPESDADSIKEWELDFCSRPILDSRGKKIWELVVCDASLSLQVTKYFPNNVINSITLKDAIVTITQDLGVPLPEKIRFFRSQMQTIITKACKELAIKAVPSKRCLSLFLWLQERYDTVYTRHPGFQKGSLPLLSLDNPFPMNLPENLFGEKWAFVQLPYSAVREEISDFDEKFVFGASLDLDLLGIEVDENTLIPGLSVATSRAKPLAAWMNGLEVCSIEADSSKGCLILSVGIATRYVYATYKKTPVTTDEAEAWESAKKTSGGLHFLAIQDDLDSDDCVGFWLLIDLPPPPV, from the exons ATGGCGACGTTAGGCTTTAACACAAGGCGAATCCAGACACCATCACTTCCGAGAATCCCTAAACCCTCTTCTTTTACTAAACCCATCAAAACCCATCATCTCTTCTCCTCCGAAACTCTGTTGAAACGCTGCCGTTTCGTCTCTAGATCGTTACCTGAGAGCTCACTGTCGATTACAAAAGAACAAGAGGTAGCTaatgaagtagaagaagatgatccaACTTCAGAGCTGAGCTATCTGGATCCTGAATCCGATGCGGATAGCATCAAAGAGTGGGAATTGGATTTCTGCTCGAGGCCTATTCTTGATTCCAGAGGGAAAAAGATTTGGGAGCTTGTGGTTTGTGATGCTTCACTCTCCCTTCAAGTCACTAAATACTTCCCCAATAACGTCATTAATAGTATTACTCTCAAAGACGCCATTGTTACCATCACTCAAGACTTGGGTGTTCCTCTTCCTGAGAAGATTCGCTTCTTCAG GTCACAGATGCAAACCATTATCACAAAAGCTTGCAAAGAGCTTGCCATAAAGGCAGTGCCTAGTAAACGG TGTCTGTCTCTGTTTCTGTGGTTGCAAGAACGTTATGACACTGTGTACACGCGTCATCCCGGTTTCCAAAAGGGATCATTGCCTCTTCTGTCTCTCGACAATCCCTTTCCAATGAATCTTCCGGAGAACTTGTTTGGGGAGAAATGGGCATTTGTTCAATTACCTTACTCAGCTGTTAGAGAGGAGATCTCAGATTTTGATGAGAAGTTTGTGTTTGGTGCTAGCTTAGACTTGGATTTACTTGGCATTGAAGTGGATGAGAATACTCTGATTCCTGGTCTCTCTGTTGCTACTTCACGTGCCAAACCTCTAGCAG CTTGGATGAATGGGCTTGAAGTATGTTCGATTGAAGCAGACAGTTCCAAAGGATGTTTGATTCTATCAGTTGGGATCGCTACAAGGTATGTCTACGCGACCTATAAGAAGACCCCTGTCACTACTGATGAAGCTGAAGCTTGGGAATCTGCAAAGAAAACAAGTGGAGGTTTGCATTTTCTTGCAATTCAAGATGACTTAGATTCTGATGACTGTGTTGGCTTTTGGCTTCTTATTGATTTGCCACCACCCCCTGTTTGA
- a CDS encoding PHD finger family protein (PHD finger family protein; FUNCTIONS IN: zinc ion binding; EXPRESSED IN: 23 plant structures; EXPRESSED DURING: 13 growth stages; CONTAINS InterPro DOMAIN/s: Zinc finger, PHD-type, conserved site (InterPro:IPR019786), Zinc finger, RING-type (InterPro:IPR001841), Zinc finger, PHD-type (InterPro:IPR001965), Zinc finger, FYVE/PHD-type (InterPro:IPR011011), Zinc finger, PHD-finger (InterPro:IPR019787); BEST Arabidopsis thaliana protein match is: RING/FYVE/PHD-type zinc finger family protein (TAIR:AT3G52100.1); Has 2616 Blast hits to 2466 proteins in 178 species: Archae - 0; Bacteria - 13; Metazoa - 2009; Fungi - 82; Plants - 239; Viruses - 0; Other Eukaryotes - 273 (source: NCBI BLink).) has product MAFHVACPITCRRICHCSLGFSRDLRGANAKHKFLKEVIRVEEFLKDPAVSSNVFIGGTVQVRVPKVVPAPQTVSILGVGDGAIGSGVDELAEEASAQKKRVALQRQAAVTVEAAEDYARRFESGVNDLTSNDHAGEELGHSGMNIMCRMCFLGEGEGSDRARRMLSCKDCGKKYHKNCLKSWAQHRDLFHWSSWSCPSCRVCEVCRRTGDPNKFMFCKRCDAAYHCYCQHPPHKNVSSGPYLCPKHTRCHSCDSTVPGNGLSVRWFLSYTCCDACGRLFVKGNYCPVCLKVYRDSESTPMVCCDICQRWVHCHCDGISDDKYMQFQVDGKLQYKCATCRGECYQVKDLQDAVQELWKKKDVVDKELIASLRAAAGLPTEEEIFSIFPFSDDEENGPVSGRSLKFSIKGLVEKSPKKSKEYGKHSSSKKHASKKGSHTKLEPEVHQEIGSERRRLGGVRIDNVGFQINEQSDVNSSVAGICSTHEPKIVKHKRVDDVMVTDEEKPSRIVRIKCSKPHDSDSEDTLRNAGEEKSVKAKKLVINLGARKINVSGSSKSNVVSHLSRDKDQSTLGGDKVDQTGEVRTLKISGRFGKTQSEGSKATFGSVTQFPAASTSEGNHVDDKTSISPALQKEARPLLKFKLRKPNSGDQTSSVTTQSEDEKLSSAKGQRSKRKRPSSLVDMASLKEDGEATTHSHQDNSRNDEMMDANWILKKLGKDSIGKRVEVHGSQNSWRKGTVTDVSGDTSTLSVSLDDGSIKTFELGKHSVRFIPQKQKRSRS; this is encoded by the exons ATGGCCTTTCACGTAGCTTGTCCAATTACATG TCGTCGGATTTGCCATTGCTCCTTAGGGTTTTCTCGGGATCTCCGTGGAGCCAATGCGAAACATAAGTTTTTGAAAGAGGTTATTCGAGTGGAGGAGTTTCTCAAGGATCCTGCTGTTTCttctaatgtttttattgGAGGTACCGTTCAAGTTAGGGTTCCTAAGGTTGTTCCTGCTCCTCAGACGGTTTCGATTTTGGGGGTTGGAGATGGTGCTATTGGTTCTGGTGTTGATGAATTGGCGGAGGAAGCTTCTGCTCAGAAGAAACGTGTTGCTCTTCAGAGACAAGCTGCTGTTACTGTCGAAGCTGCTGAGGATTATGCTCGGAGGTTTGAATCTGGTGTCAATGac CTTACCTCAAACGATCATGCTGGTGAAGAATTAGGCCACTCCGGCATGAATATAATGTGCAGAATGTGCTTCCTAGGAGAAGGTGAAGGAAGTGATAGAGCAAGGAGGATGCTTTCTTGTAAAGACTGTGGAAAGAAGTACCACAAGAATTGTTTAAAGTCTTGGGCTCAACATAGAG ATTTATTTCATTGGAGTTCATGGAGTTGTCCCTCTTGCCGGGTTTGTGAG GTCTGCCGTAGAACAGGAGATCCTAACAAGTTCATGTTCTGCAAAAGGTGTGATGCTGCTTACCATTGTTATTGCCAACATCCTCCACACAAG AATGTTAGTTCTGGGCCATATCTCTGCCCAAAGCATACAAGATGCCACAGCTGTGATTCTACTGTCCCTGGAAATGGCCTGAGTGTCAG GTGGTTTTTATCATATACTTGCTGTGATGCTTGTGGCAGATTGTTTGTTAAGGGAAATTATTGCCCTGTATGCTTGAAG GTGTATAGGGATTCGGAATCAACCCCAATGGTATGCTGCGATATTTGTCAACGCTGGGTGCATTGCCATTGTGATGGAATAAG TGATGACAAATATATGCAGTTTCAAGTTGATGGAAAGCTACAATATAAATGTGCCACATGCCGTGGGGAGTGTTATCAG GTGAAGGATCTTCAGGATGCAGTTCAAGaactttggaagaaaaaagatgtgGTGGACAAAGAGTTGATTGCTAGTTTAAGGGCTGCTGCTGGTTTGCCAACAGAGGAGGAAATATTTTCGATATTTCCATtttcagatgatgaagaaaatggacCCGTATCTGGGCGCTCACTGAAGTTTTCGATTAAAGGTTTGGTGGAAAAATCCCCAAAGAAAAGCAAGGAGTATGGGAAACACTCTTCAAGTAAAAAGCATGCTAGTAAAAAAGGTAGTCACACTAAGTTGGAGCCTGAAGTTCATCAGGAGATTGGATCTGAGAGACGCCGACTAGGTGGTGTTAGAATTGATAATGTGGGTTTTCAGATAAACGAACAATCGGACGTTAATTCTTCTGTAGCTGGAATTTGCTCAACACATGAACCTAAGATTGTAAAACACAAGAGGGTTGATGATGTTATGGTGACTGATGAAGAAAAGCCGTCAAGGATAGTGAGAATAAAGTGTAGCAAGCCTCATGATTCTGATAGCGAGGATACCCTAAGGAATGCAGGGGAGGAAAAATCTGTAAAGGCAAAGAAGTTGGTTATTAATCTGGGTGCTAGGAAAATAAATGTCAGTGGTTCTTCGAAGTCCAATGTTGTTTCTCATTTATCGAGAGACAAAGATCAGTCCACTTTGGGTG GGGATAAAGTTGATCAGACTGGGGAAGTAAGAACCCTGAAGATCTCTGGAAGGTTTGGGAAAACTCAATCTGAAGGAAGTAAAGCTACATTTGGGTCAGTCACTCAGTTCCCTGCTGCATCAACAAGTGAAGGAAATCATGTGGATGACAAAACATCCATCTCACCAGCATTACAGAAAGAAGCAAGACCTCTGCTGAAATTTAAACTCAGGAAACCTAATTCAGGAGATCAGACATCTTCGGTTACAACGCAGTCTGAAGATGAAAAATTGAGTTCTGCAAAGGGCCAaagatcaaagagaaagagacctTCAAGCTTAGTGGACATGGCTTCATTGAAAGAAGACGGTGAAGCTACAACACATTCTCATCAGGATAATTCAAGGAACGACGAGATGATGGATGCTAACTggattttgaaaaagttgGGTAAAGATTCAATAGGAAAGAGAGTCGAAGTCCATGGATCTCAAAACTCATG GCGTAAGGGAACAGTGACAGACGTTTCTGGAGACACATCCACATTGTCGGTTTCTCTAGATGATGGAAGCATCAAGACATTTGAACTTGGGAAGCACAGTGTCCGCTTCATACCGCAAAAGCAAAAGAGGTCAAGGAGCTGA
- a CDS encoding DNA-directed RNA polymerase subunit beta (Protein of unknown function, DUF642) (Protein of unknown function, DUF642; FUNCTIONS IN: molecular_function unknown; INVOLVED IN: biological_process unknown; LOCATED IN: cell wall; EXPRESSED IN: 22 plant structures; EXPRESSED DURING: 14 growth stages; CONTAINS InterPro DOMAIN/s: Protein of unknown function DUF642 (InterPro:IPR006946); BEST Arabidopsis thaliana protein match is: Protein of unknown function, DUF642 (TAIR:AT2G41800.1); Has 380 Blast hits to 353 proteins in 21 species: Archae - 0; Bacteria - 6; Metazoa - 0; Fungi - 0; Plants - 374; Viruses - 0; Other Eukaryotes - 0 (source: NCBI BLink).), whose amino-acid sequence MAVPKAIILPILLLICGAALGAPASEGYLRNGNFEESPKKTDMKKTVLLGKNALPEWETTGFVEYIAGGPQPGGMYFPVAHGVHAVRLGNEATISQKLEVKPGSLYALTFGASRTCAQDEVLRVSVPSQSGDLPLQTLYNSFGGDVYAWAFVAKTSQVTVTFHNPGVQEDPACGPLLDAVAIKELVHPIYTRGNLVKNGGFEEGPHRLVNSTQGVLLPPKQEDLTSPLPGWIIESLKAVKFIDSKYFNVPFGHAAIELVAGKESAIAQVIRTSPGQTYTLSFVVGDAKNDCHGSMMVEAFAARDTLKVPHTSVGGGHVKTASFKFKAVEARTRITFFSGFYHTKKTDTVSLCGPVIDEIVVSHVA is encoded by the exons ATGGCGGTTCCCAAAGCCATTATTCTACCTATCTTGCTACTCATCTGTGGTGCTGCTCTCGGAGCTCCTGCTTCTGAAG GTTATCTTCGTAATGGAAACTTCGAAGAGTCACCAAAGAAAACCGACATGAAGAAAACAGTTCTACTAGGCAAAAACGCCTTGCCCGAATGGGAAACCACCGGTTTCGTCGAGTACATCGCCGGCGGTCCTCAGCCAGGAGGCATGTACTTCCCAGTGGCTCATGGAGTCCACGCCGTGAGGCTCGGAAACGAAGCTACAATCTCTCAGAAGTTAGAAGTGAAGCCAGGTTCTCTCTACGCACTCACGTTTGGTGCGTCGAGAACTTGTGCACAAGACGAAGTTCTTAGAGTCTCTGTACCTTCTCAGTCCGGTGACTTGCCACTTCAAACACTTTACAACAGTTTCGGAGGTGACGTGTACGCTTGGGCCTTCGTCGCCAAGACTTCTCAAGTTACTGTGACTTTCCACAATCCTGGAGTTCAAGAAGATCCTGCTTGTGGTCCTTTGTTGGACGCTGTCGCCATTAAAGAGCTTGTTCATCCAATCTACACCAGAG GGAACTTGGTGAAGAATGGAGGGTTCGAAGAAGGTCCTCACCGTCTAGTGAACTCCACACAAGGAGTCCTACTCCCACCTAAACAAGAAGATCTCACATCACCTTTACCTGGTTGGATCATAGAGTCACTCAAGGCAGTGAAATTCATAGACTCTAAGTACTTTAATGTCCCCTTTGGACATGCTGCGATCGAGCTAGTTGCAGGCAAAGAAAGTGCCATTGCACAAGTCATTAGAACCTCTCCTGGTCAAACTTACACCCTCTCCTTCGTCGTTGGAGATGCTAAGAATGACTGCCATGGTTCCATGATGGTTGAAGCTTTTGCAGCCAGAGATACACTCAAAGTACCACACACTTCCGTTGGTGGAGGTCATGTCAAGACCGCGAGTTTCAAGTTCAAGGCGGTTGAGGCAAGAACTAGAATTACTTTCTTCAGTGGTTTTTACCATACCAAGAAGACTGATACTGTATCTTTATGTGGTCCTGTCATTGACGAGATTGTGGTTTCTCATGTCGCTTAG
- a CDS encoding DNA-directed RNA polymerase subunit beta (Protein of unknown function, DUF642) (Protein of unknown function, DUF642; FUNCTIONS IN: molecular_function unknown; INVOLVED IN: biological_process unknown; LOCATED IN: cell wall; EXPRESSED IN: 22 plant structures; EXPRESSED DURING: 14 growth stages; CONTAINS InterPro DOMAIN/s: Protein of unknown function DUF642 (InterPro:IPR006946); BEST Arabidopsis thaliana protein match is: Protein of unknown function, DUF642 (TAIR:AT2G41800.1); Has 35333 Blast hits to 34131 proteins in 2444 species: Archae - 798; Bacteria - 22429; Metazoa - 974; Fungi - 991; Plants - 531; Viruses - 0; Other Eukaryotes - 9610 (source: NCBI BLink).), with protein MKKTVLLGKNALPEWETTGFVEYIAGGPQPGGMYFPVAHGVHAVRLGNEATISQKLEVKPGSLYALTFGASRTCAQDEVLRVSVPSQSGDLPLQTLYNSFGGDVYAWAFVAKTSQVTVTFHNPGVQEDPACGPLLDAVAIKELVHPIYTRGNLVKNGGFEEGPHRLVNSTQGVLLPPKQEDLTSPLPGWIIESLKAVKFIDSKYFNVPFGHAAIELVAGKESAIAQVIRTSPGQTYTLSFVVGDAKNDCHGSMMVEAFAARDTLKVPHTSVGGGHVKTASFKFKAVEARTRITFFSGFYHTKKTDTVSLCGPVIDEIVVSHVA; from the exons ATGAAGAAAACAGTTCTACTAGGCAAAAACGCCTTGCCCGAATGGGAAACCACCGGTTTCGTCGAGTACATCGCCGGCGGTCCTCAGCCAGGAGGCATGTACTTCCCAGTGGCTCATGGAGTCCACGCCGTGAGGCTCGGAAACGAAGCTACAATCTCTCAGAAGTTAGAAGTGAAGCCAGGTTCTCTCTACGCACTCACGTTTGGTGCGTCGAGAACTTGTGCACAAGACGAAGTTCTTAGAGTCTCTGTACCTTCTCAGTCCGGTGACTTGCCACTTCAAACACTTTACAACAGTTTCGGAGGTGACGTGTACGCTTGGGCCTTCGTCGCCAAGACTTCTCAAGTTACTGTGACTTTCCACAATCCTGGAGTTCAAGAAGATCCTGCTTGTGGTCCTTTGTTGGACGCTGTCGCCATTAAAGAGCTTGTTCATCCAATCTACACCAGAG GGAACTTGGTGAAGAATGGAGGGTTCGAAGAAGGTCCTCACCGTCTAGTGAACTCCACACAAGGAGTCCTACTCCCACCTAAACAAGAAGATCTCACATCACCTTTACCTGGTTGGATCATAGAGTCACTCAAGGCAGTGAAATTCATAGACTCTAAGTACTTTAATGTCCCCTTTGGACATGCTGCGATCGAGCTAGTTGCAGGCAAAGAAAGTGCCATTGCACAAGTCATTAGAACCTCTCCTGGTCAAACTTACACCCTCTCCTTCGTCGTTGGAGATGCTAAGAATGACTGCCATGGTTCCATGATGGTTGAAGCTTTTGCAGCCAGAGATACACTCAAAGTACCACACACTTCCGTTGGTGGAGGTCATGTCAAGACCGCGAGTTTCAAGTTCAAGGCGGTTGAGGCAAGAACTAGAATTACTTTCTTCAGTGGTTTTTACCATACCAAGAAGACTGATACTGTATCTTTATGTGGTCCTGTCATTGACGAGATTGTGGTTTCTCATGTCGCTTAG